The following coding sequences lie in one Paracidovorax avenae genomic window:
- a CDS encoding methyl-accepting chemotaxis protein, whose translation MRQDVFTTQQEFDFPADATLMSTTDTQSHVTYANAAFIAVSGFDREEIMGKPHNLVRHPDMPKQAFADMWATLKLGKSWTALVKNRRRNGDYYWVRANATPVIRRGQVTGYMSVRTKPSRFEIEAAESLYRKFRRGEAGSLAFHQGLIIRTGWLGWMSVFQKMPVRWRIRSGFCACAALGCAAAAGCGLSGDALGTYAAGTATAALALSLWLESQIARPLDLVQRQALSVAAGQPIENKHLNRVDEIGMILRAVNQAGLNLRSLVDDVSEQVGGVLTTSSEIADGNHDLNSRTEDAASNLEETAAAMEEMNSTVKNNAAIACKAAELAEGANQAASSGGAIVREVVEVMQEISAASQQISSILGVIDGIAFQTNILALNAAVEAARAGELGKGFGVVASEVRNLAQRCASSAKEIKSLVGASLDKVGSGALKVDAAGRAMADILTQAARVNDLIGQINHSTVEQSRGIDEVNVAISQLDHMTQQNAALVEESAVTAGSLAAQAQRLAESVSVFKG comes from the coding sequence ATGCGACAAGACGTCTTCACCACGCAGCAAGAATTTGACTTTCCTGCCGATGCGACCCTGATGTCTACGACGGACACGCAGAGCCACGTCACATACGCCAACGCGGCCTTCATCGCCGTCAGCGGCTTCGACCGTGAGGAGATCATGGGGAAGCCCCACAATCTGGTCCGCCATCCCGACATGCCGAAACAGGCGTTCGCGGACATGTGGGCCACTTTGAAGCTCGGAAAATCGTGGACGGCCCTGGTGAAGAACCGGCGCAGGAACGGCGACTACTACTGGGTGCGCGCCAACGCCACGCCCGTGATCCGCAGAGGGCAGGTGACGGGGTACATGTCGGTGCGGACCAAGCCCTCGCGCTTCGAGATCGAGGCTGCGGAATCGCTGTACCGCAAATTCAGGCGGGGAGAGGCGGGCTCACTGGCCTTCCACCAGGGGCTGATCATCCGCACGGGGTGGCTGGGATGGATGTCGGTGTTCCAGAAGATGCCTGTGCGCTGGAGAATCAGATCAGGCTTTTGTGCCTGCGCCGCACTGGGTTGCGCAGCGGCCGCCGGTTGCGGCCTCTCCGGAGACGCCCTGGGCACCTATGCGGCAGGGACAGCCACTGCCGCGCTCGCCCTGTCACTGTGGCTCGAGTCGCAGATCGCACGCCCGCTGGATTTGGTACAACGGCAGGCACTCAGCGTGGCAGCGGGTCAGCCGATCGAGAACAAGCATCTGAACCGTGTCGACGAGATCGGCATGATCCTGCGCGCCGTCAACCAGGCAGGCCTCAATCTGCGGTCGCTGGTCGACGACGTCAGCGAACAGGTCGGCGGTGTGCTCACCACCAGTTCCGAAATCGCCGATGGCAACCACGACCTGAACTCGCGCACCGAAGATGCAGCGTCGAACCTGGAGGAAACGGCGGCGGCGATGGAGGAAATGAACTCCACCGTCAAGAACAATGCGGCCATCGCATGCAAGGCCGCGGAACTTGCGGAAGGAGCGAACCAGGCCGCCAGCAGCGGAGGCGCCATCGTGCGGGAAGTCGTGGAGGTCATGCAGGAGATCTCGGCAGCCAGCCAGCAGATCTCCAGCATCCTCGGCGTGATAGACGGCATTGCCTTCCAGACCAATATCCTGGCCCTGAATGCCGCGGTGGAGGCAGCGCGCGCGGGAGAGCTGGGCAAAGGCTTCGGAGTGGTCGCGAGCGAAGTCCGCAATCTCGCGCAGCGTTGCGCCTCGTCCGCCAAGGAGATCAAGAGCCTGGTCGGAGCGAGTCTGGACAAGGTGGGAAGCGGTGCGCTGAAAGTGGATGCAGCAGGCCGCGCAATGGCCGACATATTGACGCAGGCCGCCCGCGTGAACGACCTGATCGGCCAGATCAACCATTCGACCGTGGAGCAATCCAGGGGTATCGATGAAGTCAACGTCGCGATATCACAACTCGATCACATGACCCAGCAGAATGCCGCGCTCGTGGAGGAGTCCGCAGTGACCGCGGGGTCGCTGGCAGCACAGGCGCAGCGGCTGGCGGAATCGGTGAGCGTCTTCAAGGGGTGA
- a CDS encoding RhtX/FptX family siderophore transporter, with the protein MSAAMHDGGRTAIGVHRWMLVAGLYVTQGIPLGLAMEALPALLRRQGAALDSLAFLPMVGVPWVLKFLWASQVDNRWSARLGRRRSWILPMQALVLLCLIGAAWTGVSDATALGVVALAAAGSFASATQDIATDGLTAENFKGAALARANALQVGGTMVGFFFGGSGCLMLTGALGVQGALAVLALPVALSWLLALAWEERGPEAMEPAAARRVQPARLRHFIARPGAWPMMAAAALSAMTAVAGYGLSKLMLVDAGWALEDVGRLGMAGGGITVLLGCGGGAWLAGRIGARKLFVIGLGASACACGLWLDLSLRSPGLPPPGVWLATALGCFGAGAASVAVMTLAMAFAARGVQAGTDMTAMQSARDVGEIVTSSSLTGLAAVAGYAGSFAAGLLVALAGLVLAWRLRRQDDA; encoded by the coding sequence ATGAGCGCGGCCATGCACGACGGTGGCCGGACCGCCATCGGGGTGCATCGCTGGATGCTGGTGGCCGGTCTCTACGTGACACAGGGTATTCCCCTCGGGCTGGCGATGGAAGCCCTGCCCGCGCTGCTGCGCCGCCAGGGCGCGGCGCTGGACAGCCTGGCCTTCCTGCCGATGGTCGGAGTGCCCTGGGTGCTGAAGTTCCTGTGGGCTTCGCAGGTCGACAACCGCTGGTCGGCCCGCCTGGGGCGCCGCCGCAGCTGGATCCTGCCGATGCAGGCGCTGGTGCTGTTGTGCCTGATCGGTGCGGCATGGACCGGCGTGTCGGACGCAACCGCGCTGGGGGTCGTCGCATTGGCCGCAGCGGGCTCGTTCGCCAGTGCCACGCAGGACATCGCCACCGATGGCCTGACGGCCGAGAACTTCAAGGGCGCGGCGCTGGCGCGTGCCAATGCCCTGCAGGTCGGCGGAACCATGGTCGGCTTCTTCTTCGGCGGGTCCGGGTGCCTGATGCTGACCGGTGCGCTGGGCGTCCAAGGTGCACTGGCGGTGCTGGCACTGCCCGTGGCGCTGAGCTGGCTGCTGGCGCTCGCATGGGAGGAACGTGGCCCTGAAGCCATGGAGCCCGCCGCGGCGCGCCGGGTGCAGCCCGCGCGCCTGCGGCACTTCATCGCGCGGCCCGGCGCCTGGCCAATGATGGCGGCGGCTGCCTTGTCGGCCATGACCGCCGTCGCGGGCTACGGCCTGTCAAAGTTGATGCTGGTCGATGCCGGATGGGCGCTGGAAGACGTTGGGCGCCTGGGCATGGCCGGTGGCGGGATCACGGTGCTGCTGGGCTGCGGCGGTGGCGCCTGGCTAGCGGGGCGTATTGGTGCGCGCAAGCTGTTCGTGATCGGCCTCGGTGCGTCGGCATGCGCTTGCGGCCTTTGGCTCGATCTTTCGCTACGGTCTCCGGGCTTGCCGCCGCCGGGGGTATGGCTGGCGACGGCGCTGGGCTGTTTCGGTGCCGGGGCGGCATCGGTGGCGGTGATGACGCTCGCCATGGCGTTTGCTGCGCGGGGTGTGCAGGCCGGCACAGACATGACCGCGATGCAGAGCGCGCGGGACGTGGGGGAGATCGTCACCTCGTCGTCGCTGACGGGTTTGGCGGCAGTGGCTGGCTATGCAGGGAGCTTTGCGGCCGGGTTGCTGGTGGCGTTGGCAGGGCTGGTGCTGGCCTGGCGACTGCGGCGGCAGGACGATGCCTGA
- a CDS encoding AraC family transcriptional regulator, producing MKTTDMDEAKQKLSAVYVPIKMVAAPSTELDVSSSGASMGGITASSMRTESGMELHTAETCDAYHICSAYRGRMLLFGGTHVLEIPADGALHLWDSSAVTRSVLEPRSRLEGVSVTADILHAALSDLMQAPVAARIQFAPRAERDTATFRSLILMARALQAGLMGDAPLASAQAAFTSLKESMIHLLLQGTRHNYSDRIGQQRSIAVRPRQVRRAMEYMQTYARQPLTIEEIASVAGVSTRALQWSFQRFSQISPMQYLRQMRLAGARQDLLDPAQPPSISVIAMKWGFSHMGLFALRYRAAYGELPRETLLRRR from the coding sequence TTGAAGACCACCGACATGGACGAGGCGAAGCAGAAGCTGTCTGCGGTCTATGTGCCGATCAAGATGGTGGCCGCGCCGAGCACCGAGCTGGATGTGAGCAGTTCGGGAGCGTCCATGGGCGGCATCACCGCATCGAGCATGCGCACCGAATCGGGTATGGAACTGCATACCGCCGAGACTTGCGATGCCTATCACATCTGCTCCGCGTACCGGGGTCGGATGTTGCTCTTCGGAGGCACGCATGTGCTCGAAATTCCGGCAGATGGCGCGCTGCACCTATGGGACTCGTCGGCGGTGACGCGTAGCGTCTTGGAGCCACGCTCGCGGCTAGAAGGCGTTTCCGTGACTGCGGACATCCTGCATGCTGCGTTGTCCGATCTGATGCAAGCGCCGGTCGCGGCGCGTATCCAGTTCGCCCCCAGGGCCGAGCGCGACACCGCCACGTTCCGCAGCCTGATTCTCATGGCCCGGGCCCTGCAGGCAGGCCTCATGGGGGATGCGCCACTGGCTTCGGCGCAAGCGGCGTTCACGAGCCTGAAGGAGTCGATGATCCACCTGCTCCTGCAAGGTACCCGGCACAACTACAGCGATCGGATCGGGCAGCAGCGCTCCATCGCCGTGCGACCGCGGCAGGTGCGGCGCGCGATGGAATACATGCAGACGTACGCCCGACAACCTCTCACCATCGAAGAAATCGCTTCCGTCGCAGGCGTCAGCACGCGCGCACTGCAGTGGTCATTCCAGCGCTTCAGCCAGATCAGCCCTATGCAGTACCTGCGCCAGATGCGGCTGGCGGGTGCACGCCAGGATCTGCTGGATCCCGCACAACCGCCGAGCATCTCCGTCATCGCGATGAAATGGGGCTTCTCGCACATGGGGCTATTCGCGCTTCGGTACCGGGCCGCCTACGGAGAGCTTCCCCGCGAGACACTCTTGCGGCGGCGTTAG
- a CDS encoding MetQ/NlpA family ABC transporter substrate-binding protein has protein sequence MLKKALSALALAALAVSAHAADTVLKVAASAVPHAEILNFVKPQLKAQGVDLQVREFSDYIQPNAAVEDRQLDANFFQHQPYLDSYNKDRKSSIVAVPDGKVHVEPFGAYSKKIKSVSELKDGATIAIPNDPSNAGRALILLQKQGLITLKDPKNITATPIDIARNPKKLKFRELEAALLPRALQDVDLALINTNYAIEAKLNPTKDALFIEGSDSPYANLIAARSDRASDPAIAKLVKALHTPEVKKFIQDKYQGAIVPAF, from the coding sequence ATGCTGAAGAAAGCCCTCTCCGCCCTCGCCCTGGCCGCCCTCGCCGTTTCCGCGCATGCGGCCGATACCGTCCTCAAGGTGGCGGCCTCCGCCGTGCCGCACGCCGAGATCCTGAATTTCGTGAAGCCGCAGCTCAAGGCCCAGGGCGTGGACCTGCAGGTGCGGGAATTCAGCGATTACATCCAGCCCAATGCCGCGGTGGAAGACAGGCAGCTCGACGCCAACTTCTTCCAGCACCAGCCCTACCTGGACAGCTACAACAAGGACCGCAAGAGCAGCATCGTGGCAGTGCCGGACGGCAAGGTCCACGTGGAGCCCTTCGGCGCCTATTCGAAGAAGATCAAGTCCGTGAGCGAGCTCAAGGACGGCGCCACCATCGCCATCCCCAATGACCCGTCGAACGCGGGCCGCGCGCTGATCCTGCTGCAGAAGCAGGGCCTCATCACGCTCAAGGACCCGAAGAACATCACGGCCACGCCGATCGACATCGCCCGGAACCCGAAGAAGCTCAAGTTCCGCGAACTGGAAGCCGCCCTGCTGCCCCGCGCGCTGCAGGACGTGGACCTGGCCCTGATCAACACCAACTACGCGATCGAGGCCAAGCTGAACCCGACGAAGGACGCGCTGTTCATCGAAGGCAGCGATTCGCCCTACGCCAACCTGATCGCCGCCCGCTCCGACCGCGCCAGCGATCCCGCGATCGCCAAGCTGGTGAAGGCGCTGCACACGCCCGAGGTGAAGAAGTTCATCCAGGACAAGTACCAGGGCGCGATCGTGCCGGCGTTCTGA
- the serB gene encoding phosphoserine phosphatase SerB, giving the protein MSHATEFAPGLVLQGIEPPLSLSNYKLIAFDMDSTLINIECVDEIADAAGRKAEVAAITEAAMQGLITDYKESLRQRVALLRGVGVEHMEQVFRERLRFNPGAKELIDTAKAAGLATLLVSGGFTFFSDRVRAGLGIDLSRANVLEIEDGRLTGRMVDQPWGDICDGAEKRRTLLEVASLMGIDPSQAIAVGDGANDLPMMGVAGLSVAFHAKPAVRAQARVAINEGGLDRLLEVLR; this is encoded by the coding sequence ATGTCCCACGCCACCGAATTCGCCCCCGGCCTCGTCCTGCAGGGCATCGAGCCTCCGCTGTCCCTGTCGAACTACAAGCTGATCGCCTTCGACATGGATTCCACGCTCATCAACATCGAGTGTGTGGACGAGATCGCCGATGCGGCGGGCCGCAAGGCCGAGGTGGCCGCGATCACCGAGGCCGCCATGCAGGGCCTGATCACCGACTACAAGGAAAGCCTGCGCCAGCGCGTGGCGCTGCTGCGTGGCGTGGGCGTGGAGCACATGGAGCAGGTCTTCCGCGAGCGCCTGCGCTTCAATCCCGGCGCGAAGGAACTCATAGACACCGCCAAGGCGGCCGGCCTCGCCACGCTGCTGGTGTCGGGCGGCTTCACGTTCTTCTCGGACCGGGTGCGCGCGGGCCTGGGCATCGACCTCTCCCGCGCCAACGTGCTGGAGATCGAGGATGGCCGGCTCACGGGCCGCATGGTGGACCAGCCCTGGGGCGACATCTGCGACGGCGCCGAGAAGCGCCGCACGCTGCTGGAAGTGGCCTCGCTGATGGGCATCGACCCGTCGCAGGCGATCGCGGTGGGCGACGGCGCCAACGACCTGCCCATGATGGGCGTGGCGGGCCTGTCCGTGGCCTTCCATGCGAAGCCCGCCGTGCGCGCGCAGGCCAGGGTGGCGATCAACGAGGGCGGCCTCGACCGGCTGCTGGAAGTCCTGCGCTGA
- the mfd gene encoding transcription-repair coupling factor, with product MDLPKLIPGKRFTMPRPVGSADALLLARVAEREKAARRTIAIVTADATDAQRLIDEMAFFAPELRCALFPDWETLPYDTFSPHQDLISERLATLWRISQKDKDTGADVVLVPATTALYRVAPPSFLAAYTFHFKVKQKLDEAKFRAQLTLAGYSHVSQVVSPGEYAVRGGLIDLFPMGSPVPYRVDLFDDEIDSIRTFDPDTQRSLYPVPEVRLLPGREFPMDDAARAKFRSRWRELLEGDPTKSRIYKDMGNGVATAGIEYYLPLFFDETATVFDYLGEDATVVLHGDLEPAFQRFWQDTKERFRLVQGDPDRPALPPESLFLGIEQFYTRANAHAQLALRPGVEDVADNPNFQKLGDLAVVRGAEDPLARLHAHIRNTQHRVLLLAESDGRRESLLDFLRASQLNPPAFDSLAEFQGQADEKVGIATAALATGFAWTLEGIDFVTETELFAAGATTRRRKKQEQVSDVEALIKDLSELTLGDPVVHSAHGIGRYRGLIHMDVGQKNPDGTPAMQEFLHLEYADKAVLYVPVSQLQLISRYTGVSADEAPLHKLGSGQWEKAKRKAAEQVRDSAAELLNIYARRAAREGHAFRYSPQDYEQFANDFGFEETADQNAAIHAVIQDMISPRPMDRLVCGDVGFGKTEVALRAAFVAVTGGKQVAFLAPTTLLAEQHYQTLVDRFSKWPVKIAEVSRFRSGKEITAAIKGIGDGTVDIVVGTHKLLSESTKFHNLGLLIIDEEHRFGVRHKEQMKQLRAEVDVLTLTATPIPRTLGMALEGLRDLSVIATAPQRRLAIKTFVRNEGTGVIREAVLRELKRGGQCYFLHNEVETIENRRQKLEEILPEARIAVAHGQMPERELEKVMRDFVAQRYNILLCSTIIETGIDVPTANTIIMSRADKFGLAQLHQLRGRVGRSHHQAYAYLMVPDVDGLTKQAAQRLDAIQQMEELGSGFYLAMHDLEIRGAGEVLGENQSGNMLEVGFQLYNEMLSEAVKSLKAGKEPDLLSPLSVTTDINLHAPALLPDDYCGDVHLRLSFYKKLATAKTADQIDALLEEIVDRFGKLPPQAQTLIDVHRLRVLSQPYGVIKVDAAPGVTNITFRPQPPVDPMQIIHLIQKNRHIKLAGNEKLRIERELPDAKDRAQMVRDVLRSLGQPLGAAQGAPA from the coding sequence GACCTCATCAGCGAACGCCTGGCCACGCTCTGGCGCATCAGCCAGAAGGACAAGGACACCGGCGCCGACGTGGTGCTGGTGCCCGCCACCACGGCGCTCTACCGGGTCGCGCCGCCCTCGTTCCTGGCGGCCTACACCTTCCACTTCAAGGTGAAGCAGAAGCTGGACGAGGCGAAGTTCCGCGCCCAGCTCACGCTGGCCGGCTACAGCCACGTCTCGCAGGTGGTGAGCCCCGGCGAATACGCGGTGCGCGGCGGCCTGATCGACCTTTTCCCCATGGGCTCGCCCGTGCCCTACCGGGTGGACCTGTTCGACGACGAGATCGACTCCATCCGCACCTTCGATCCGGACACGCAGCGCAGCCTCTACCCGGTGCCGGAAGTGCGCCTGCTGCCCGGCCGCGAGTTCCCCATGGACGACGCGGCCCGGGCCAAGTTCCGCAGCCGCTGGCGCGAGCTGCTGGAGGGCGACCCCACGAAAAGCCGCATCTACAAGGACATGGGCAACGGCGTGGCCACCGCCGGCATCGAGTACTACCTGCCGCTCTTCTTCGACGAGACGGCCACCGTGTTCGACTATCTTGGAGAGGACGCCACGGTGGTATTGCACGGCGACCTGGAGCCGGCCTTCCAGCGTTTCTGGCAGGACACGAAGGAGCGCTTCCGCCTGGTGCAGGGCGACCCCGACCGGCCCGCACTGCCGCCCGAATCGCTGTTCCTGGGCATCGAGCAGTTCTACACCCGCGCCAACGCGCATGCGCAGCTCGCGCTGCGGCCGGGCGTGGAGGACGTGGCCGACAACCCGAACTTCCAGAAGCTGGGCGACCTGGCCGTGGTGCGCGGCGCCGAGGATCCGCTGGCGCGCCTGCATGCGCACATCCGCAACACGCAGCACCGGGTGCTGCTGCTGGCCGAGAGCGACGGCCGGCGCGAGAGCCTGCTGGACTTCCTGCGCGCCTCGCAGCTGAACCCGCCCGCCTTCGATTCGCTGGCCGAGTTCCAGGGCCAGGCCGACGAGAAGGTCGGCATCGCCACCGCCGCGCTGGCCACGGGCTTCGCCTGGACCCTGGAAGGCATCGACTTCGTCACCGAGACCGAGCTGTTCGCGGCCGGCGCCACCACGCGCCGGCGCAAGAAGCAGGAGCAGGTGAGCGACGTCGAGGCGCTGATCAAGGACCTCTCGGAACTCACGCTGGGCGACCCGGTGGTGCACAGCGCGCACGGCATCGGCCGCTACCGCGGGCTGATCCACATGGACGTGGGCCAGAAGAACCCCGATGGCACGCCCGCGATGCAGGAGTTCCTGCACCTCGAATACGCCGACAAGGCCGTGCTGTACGTGCCGGTGAGCCAGCTCCAGCTCATCAGCCGCTACACGGGCGTGTCCGCCGACGAGGCGCCGCTGCACAAGCTGGGCAGCGGCCAGTGGGAGAAGGCCAAGCGCAAGGCCGCCGAGCAGGTGCGCGATTCCGCCGCCGAGCTGCTCAACATCTACGCCCGCCGCGCGGCGCGCGAGGGCCATGCGTTCCGCTACAGCCCGCAGGACTACGAGCAGTTCGCCAACGATTTCGGGTTCGAGGAAACGGCCGACCAGAACGCCGCCATCCACGCGGTGATCCAGGACATGATCTCGCCCCGCCCCATGGACCGGCTGGTCTGCGGCGACGTGGGCTTCGGCAAGACCGAGGTCGCCCTGCGCGCCGCCTTCGTGGCGGTCACGGGCGGCAAGCAGGTGGCGTTCCTCGCGCCGACCACGCTGCTGGCCGAGCAGCACTACCAGACGCTGGTGGACCGTTTCTCCAAGTGGCCCGTGAAGATCGCGGAAGTCTCGCGCTTCCGCTCGGGCAAGGAGATCACCGCGGCCATCAAGGGCATCGGCGACGGCACGGTGGACATCGTGGTGGGCACGCACAAGCTGCTGTCCGAATCGACGAAGTTCCACAACCTGGGCCTGCTCATCATCGACGAGGAGCACCGTTTCGGGGTGCGCCACAAGGAGCAGATGAAGCAGCTGCGTGCCGAGGTGGACGTGCTCACGCTCACCGCCACGCCCATCCCGCGCACGCTGGGCATGGCGCTGGAAGGCCTGCGCGACCTGTCGGTGATCGCCACCGCGCCGCAGCGGCGCCTGGCGATCAAGACCTTCGTGCGCAACGAGGGCACGGGCGTGATCCGCGAGGCGGTGCTGCGCGAACTGAAGCGCGGCGGCCAGTGCTACTTCCTGCACAACGAGGTCGAGACGATCGAGAACCGGCGCCAGAAGCTCGAGGAGATATTGCCCGAGGCCCGCATCGCCGTGGCGCACGGCCAGATGCCCGAGCGCGAGCTGGAGAAGGTGATGCGCGACTTCGTGGCGCAGCGCTACAACATCCTGCTGTGCTCGACCATCATCGAGACCGGCATCGACGTGCCCACGGCCAACACCATCATCATGAGCCGCGCCGACAAGTTCGGCCTGGCGCAATTGCACCAGTTGCGCGGCCGCGTGGGCCGCAGCCACCACCAGGCCTACGCCTACCTGATGGTGCCGGACGTGGACGGCCTGACCAAGCAGGCGGCCCAGCGGCTGGACGCGATCCAGCAGATGGAGGAGCTGGGCTCGGGCTTCTACCTCGCCATGCACGACCTGGAGATCCGCGGCGCGGGCGAGGTGCTGGGCGAGAACCAGAGCGGCAACATGCTGGAGGTGGGTTTCCAACTCTACAACGAGATGCTGAGCGAGGCCGTGAAGTCGCTCAAGGCCGGCAAGGAGCCCGACCTGCTGAGCCCCCTGTCGGTCACCACGGACATCAACCTGCATGCGCCGGCCCTGCTGCCCGACGACTACTGCGGCGACGTGCACCTGCGGCTGTCGTTCTACAAGAAGCTCGCCACCGCGAAGACGGCGGACCAGATCGACGCCCTGCTCGAAGAGATCGTGGACCGCTTCGGCAAGCTGCCGCCGCAGGCGCAGACGCTGATCGACGTGCACCGGCTGCGCGTGCTGTCCCAGCCCTACGGGGTCATCAAGGTGGATGCGGCACCGGGCGTGACGAACATCACGTTCCGGCCCCAGCCGCCGGTGGACCCGATGCAGATCATCCACCTGATCCAGAAGAATAGGCACATCAAGCTCGCGGGCAACGAAAAGCTGCGCATCGAGCGCGAACTGCCGGACGCGAAGGACCGGGCGCAGATGGTGCGCGACGTGCTGCGCAGCCTGGGCCAGCCGCTGGGTGCCGCGCAGGGCGCTCCGGCCTGA